Within the Devosia lucknowensis genome, the region TCATAGACGCCCTCGCCCGTTCGCCTGAAATAGCGAAGCGCACCGTGTTCGCTGACATCCCCGCGCGGAGCGACCCGTCGCGATCCGGGCAGCAATTGTCCGGCAAGGTCGAAGAACTGGTTTTCGTCTCCGCCCGTGCCGTGGAAAAGGAAAAACACAGGCGCGGCAGGATCGGCATCGACGTCGCTGCGGAACTGATAGCTGGACATGGTGCACTCCTTTGTTGCCGCCGATATTGGCGCTTTCCGAGCGCCGGGCAATGCCCGGTGGACGCCACACACCGTTGCGCGATCCGGAACAATGCCGCCGTGTCGCAATTGCGCAGCGTGGCAGGACCGCTATGATGCAGCATGTTCCTGTCCGTGTTTGATGTCTTCAAGATCGGCGTCGGCCCATCGAGTTCCCACACCATGGGCCCGATGACCGCCGCCCGCCGCTTTCTCGATGATCTCGCCGCCGGCAATTGGCCGCGTGCCGCCCGCGCCCGGCCGGCCGCAATCACCGCAAGTCTTCACGGATCGCTGGCGTTTACCGGCATCGGCCATGGCAGCGATCGCGCTGTGATCCTTGGCCTTTCTGGCGAAGTTCCGCAGACTGTCGACCCCGACGCGATGGACGGCATCATTGCCCGTGTGCGCGAGACTGGAACGATCGCGCCGCCAGGGCGTCCAGCCTACCGGTTCCGGCCAGCCGTCGACCTGGTGCTCGACAAGCGGACGCCGCTGCCTGGTCATCCCAATGGCATGCAGTTCTGCGCCTACGATACCGACGGGCAATTGCTGCTGCGGCGAAACTACTTCTCCATTGGAGGAGGTTTCGTCGTCACCACAGACGAGCTCGAAGCGCTTCGCACCGCTTCGCCTGGCGACGCCGATGTGCCCTGGCCTTTTGCGGATGCGCGCGAAATGCTCGACATGGCGAAGCGCTCGGGCCTGTCCATCGCTGCGATGAAACGGGCTAACGAGGAAGCTGGGCTCTCCCGGACAAACCTCGATCGTCGCCTGGATGCGATCTGGTCGGCCATGTCGTCATGCATTGATCGCGGCCTCTCACAGCCAGGCGAACTGCCCGGCGGTCTGCGGGTCAAACGTCGCGCTGCGGCAATTCACGACCAGCTGGCGCAGAAATGGTCCCGCAACGAAGTCGATCCGCTGATGGCCAACGACTGGCTGTCGGTCTTTGCCATGGCGGTCAACGAGGAGAATGCTGCAGGTGGACGCGTCGTCACCGCACCCACCAACGGAGCTGCCGGGGTCATTCCGGCCGTCCTCAGCTATGCAGTCAAGTTCAATGCGGGGACCGGCGATCAGGCCATTCGGGACTTTCTACTGACGGCCGCTGCGATCGGCGGCATCATCAAGCATCGCGCGTCCATTTCCGGCGCTGAGGTCGGCTGTCAGGGTGAAGTCGGCTCCGCATCTGCCATGGCGGCCGCCGGACTATGCGCTATTCTCGGCGGCTCGCCCGAGCAGGTGGAGAACGCGGCGGAAATCGCTCTCGAACATCATCTGGGTATGACCTGCGATCCGGTCGGCG harbors:
- a CDS encoding L-serine ammonia-lyase: MFLSVFDVFKIGVGPSSSHTMGPMTAARRFLDDLAAGNWPRAARARPAAITASLHGSLAFTGIGHGSDRAVILGLSGEVPQTVDPDAMDGIIARVRETGTIAPPGRPAYRFRPAVDLVLDKRTPLPGHPNGMQFCAYDTDGQLLLRRNYFSIGGGFVVTTDELEALRTASPGDADVPWPFADAREMLDMAKRSGLSIAAMKRANEEAGLSRTNLDRRLDAIWSAMSSCIDRGLSQPGELPGGLRVKRRAAAIHDQLAQKWSRNEVDPLMANDWLSVFAMAVNEENAAGGRVVTAPTNGAAGVIPAVLSYAVKFNAGTGDQAIRDFLLTAAAIGGIIKHRASISGAEVGCQGEVGSASAMAAAGLCAILGGSPEQVENAAEIALEHHLGMTCDPVGGLVQIPCIERNAFGAVKAVTAASLALKGDGTHAVPLDACVETMRQTGHDMNEKYKETSLGGLAVNVVAC